The Lytechinus pictus isolate F3 Inbred chromosome 17, Lp3.0, whole genome shotgun sequence genome contains a region encoding:
- the LOC129280029 gene encoding neurotrypsin-like, producing MNWHRIILVFLMTLLMQYNNHMVSCVITDVQLVGGPVSNKGTVEIWQDGGDWETTCGINLGFIDVIVICRQLGLAGASLAMTNTTFGQNSPPGIGSNCNGSEGSLSACLTILAPPGCSSAGSASCHGDGYLGCFVDVVGNRVLSGSMNMSQSMSISYCIQFCQDSTTSNYTYAGVESGNECYCGKASDNYTRHGVGVDSDCSVPCHGDPTESCGGGSGYIAVFTTAMTTTVNTPTMPTTVFAPLSTTSIVTSTNQVPTTDNGDRISSSSPPPQPPSSSSSPSSSPSSSSSSSSPPPPSTSPILSSSLKPQGTSNL from the exons ATGAATTGGCATCGGATCATCCTGGTGTTCCTAATGACTCTTCTCATGCAGTACAATAATCATATGGTCAGCTGCGTCATAACAG ATGTACAACTTGTTGGAGGTCCAGTATCTAATAAAGGTACAGTAGAGATCTGGCAAGATGGAGGCGATTGGGAGACGACTTGTGGAATAAATCTTGGATTTATTGACGTCATCGTCATCTGCAGACAGTTAGGGCTCGCAGGAGCAAGTCTAGCAATGACGAATACAACTTTTGGACAGAATTCACCTCCTGGCATTGGGTCAAATTGTAACGGAA GTGAAGGTAGCCTGTCAGCATGTCTTACAATACTAGCTCCACCCGGGTGTTCTTCAGCAGGATCAGCGTCTTGTCAtg GTGATGGATATCTTGGATGTTTTGTGGATGTTGTGGGTAACAGAGTGTTATCTGGCAGTATGAATATGAGTCAATCGATGAGTATTTCATATTGCATCCAGTTCTGTCAAGACTCTACCACATCTAACTATACATACGCTGGGGTCGAAAGTGGAAATGAATGTTACTGTGGAAAGGCCAGTGATAACTATACTAGGCATGGAGTGGGAGTAGATTCGGACTGTTCTGTTCCATGTCATGGAGACCCTACTGAGAGctgtggtggtggtagtggatACATAGCAGTCTTTACCA CCGCCATGACGACAACAGTGAATACACCGACCATGCCGACTACGGTATTCG CTCCACTTTCGACGACATCCATTGTAACTTCAACCAACCAGGTACCCACAACAGATAACGGGGATagaatttcatcatcatcaccgccaccacaaccaccatcatcatcatcctcgccATCTTCATCtccttcgtcatcatcatcatcatcatcgccaccaccaCCGTCAACATCACCAATACTTTCTTCATCTCTTAAACCTCAAGGGACATCCAATCTTTAA
- the LOC129280019 gene encoding kremen protein 1-like, which yields MDWHRINFAFLITLLIQNSNYMVRCVITDVQLVGGPSSNKGTVEIRQDGGNWETTCGINLDINDVMVICRQLGFTGASLAMQTTPFRQNSTPDIGLDCNGGEGNVAACSTLSHASGCSPAGAASCHGEGYLGCFKDNKTDRVLSSNFKLSSASINISYCIWFCRLSITSYYTYAGVGNGNECYCGVASDNYARHGVGVDSDCSVPCQGDPTESCGGIGYIAVFRSEFQY from the exons ATGGATTGGCATCGGATCAACTTTGCGTTCCTAATCACTCTTCTGATACAGAACAGTAATTACATGGTCAGGTGTGTCATTACAG ATGTACAACTGGTTGGAGGTCCATCGTCTAATAAAGGTACAGTAGAGATCAGGCAAGATGGCGGCAATTGGGAGACGACATGTGGAATAAATCTTGACATTAATGATGTCATGGTCATTTGCAGACAGTTAGGATTCACGGGAGCTAGTCTAGCAATGCAGACCACACCTTTTAGACAGAACTCAACTCCTGACATTGGATTAGATTGTAACGGAG GTGAAGGAAACGTCGCAGCATGTTCTACATTATCACATGCATCGGGGTGTTCCCCAGCAGGAGCAGCATCTTGTCATG GTGAGGGATATCTTGGATGTTTCAAGGATAACAAAACTGACAGAGTGTTATCTAGCAACTTCAAACTTTCTAGTGCAtcgataaatatttcatattgcatcTGGTTTTGTCGACTGTCCATCACATCTTACTATACATACGCTGGTGTTGGAAATGGGAATGAATGTTATTGTGGGGTAGCCAGTGATAACTATGCGAGACATGGAGTGGGAGTAGATTCAGACTGTTCCGTTCCATGCCAAGGAGACCCAACTGAGAGCTGTGGCGGTATTGGATACATAGCTGTCTTTAGAAGTGAGTTCCAATATTAA